A single region of the Stigmatopora argus isolate UIUO_Sarg chromosome 6, RoL_Sarg_1.0, whole genome shotgun sequence genome encodes:
- the usp49 gene encoding ubiquitin carboxyl-terminal hydrolase 49 — protein sequence MDRCKHVVRLRLGHDHSILNPQKWHCVDCSTTDSVWACLKCSHVACGHFMEEHSLKHFQESHHPLAMEVRELDVFCFACGDYVLNDNAEGDLKLLRGALSTVRSPETRSLRSSAWRAYAHRGGKSGPQPAMQLALRHRRKTLLAKMLQRWMSKHQELQAERQEKLEEARRQKKEVKRRLLEELGNVPPRKSARLLTQAPRSTITLIPCKFRDPPERLPPAAAPPKKPSLLALSRKPPPNGRTSKLRRYYSAHSATRRRLAPGVTGLRNLGNTCYMNSILQVLSHLQKFRECFLTLDLCETEELLAKTNNSHGVKAVAGSVVGGGGNAPPTSCPLGRVGNLTLGKKESAPPTPQTAELVQPKEPRCSTRQQMSLCHELHTLFRVMWSGRWSLVSPFAMLHSVWNLIPAFRGYDQQDAQEFLCELLDKVQQELDTEGSKRRIVIPITKRKLSKQVLKVLNTIFHGQLLSQVTCLSCKHKSNTVEPFWDLSLEFPERYHSVNKGSTAYQRSCTLTEMLSKFTEMEALEGSIYACNHCNKRRRKTSHKPLVLSEAHKQLLIYRLPQVLRLHLKRFRWSGRNHREKIGVHVAFDQVLNIKPYCCTGSGHSVHRGGYTYDLSAVVMHHGKGFGSGHYTAYCYNTEGGFWVHCNDSEMKVCSVEEVCNTQAYILFYTQRSA from the exons ATGGATCGCTGTAAGCACGTGGTACGCCTTCGCCTGGGCCACGACCACTCCATCCTTAATCCCCAGAAATGGCACTGCGTGGACTGCAGCACCACCGATTCGGTGTGGGCTTGCCTCAAGTGCTCGCACGTAGCCTGCGGACACTTCATGGAGGAGCACTCGCTCAAACACTTTCAGGAGTCCCACCACCCGTTAGCCATGGAGGTGCGGGAGTTGGACGTCTTCTGCTTTGCCTGCGGGGACTATGTGCTCAACGACAACGCCGAGGGAGACCTCAAGCTCCTGCGTGGGGCCCTGTCCACCGTTCGTAGCCCCGAAACACGCTCGCTTCGCTCCTCAGCTTGGCGGGCGTACGCCCACCGAGGCGGGAAGAGCGGACCCCAGCCTGCCATGCAGCTAGCGTTGCGTCACAGGAGGAAAACCCTCCTAGCCAAGATGCTTCAGAGGTGGATGAGCAAACATCAAGAGCTGCAGGCGGAGCGGCAGGAGAAGCTGGAAGAGGCTAGGAGGCAAAAGAAAGAGGTGAAAAGGAGACTCTTGGAAGAGCTGGGCAACGTCCCCCCCAGAAAGAGCGCTCGGCTTCTTACTCAGGCGCCACGTTCAACCATCACACTCATTCCCTGCAAGTTTCGAGACCCTCCGGAACGCCTACCTCCCGCCGCCGCCCCTCCCAAGAAGCCTTCCCTTCTCGCCTTGTCACGGAAGCCACCCCCGAACGGCAGAACCTCAAAACTGAGGCGGTACTACTCGGCCCACTCGGCCACCCGCCGTCGGTTGGCCCCGGGGGTCACCGGTCTGCGTAATCTGGGGAACACGTGCTACATGAACTCCATCTTGCAAGTGCTGAGTCACTTGCAGAAATTCAGGGAGTGTTTTCTCACTTTGGACCTGTGTGAGACGGAGGAGCTCCTGGCTAAGACCAACAACTCGCACGGCGTGAAGGCGGTAGCCGGAAGCgtggtcggcggcggcggtaaCGCACCGCCGACCTCGTGCCCCCTGGGCCGCGTGGGAaatctgactttgggcaaaaaggAAAGCGCCCCGCCTACACCGCAGACTGCCGAGTTGGTCCAACCCAAGGAGCCTCGTTGCTCCACCCGCCAACAGATGTCTCTGTGCCACGAGTTGCATACGCTTTTCAGGGTCATGTGGTCGGGCCGTTGGTCTCTGGTGTCTCCCTTCGCCATGCTGCACTCCGTGTGGAACCTCATCCCGGCTTTCCGTGGCTACGACCAGCAGGACGCGCAGGAGTTCCTGTGTGAGCTGCTGGACAAGGTGCAGCAAGAGCTGGACACGGAGGGCTCCAAGCGACGGATCGTCATCCCCATCACCAAGAGGAAGCTCTCCAAACAAGTGCTCAAGGTGCTCAACACCATCTTTCATGGGCAGCTACTTAGCCAG GTGACGTGTCTGTCCTGCAAGCACAAGTCAAACACGGTTGAGCCATTTTGGGACTTGTCCTTGGAGTTTCCCGAGCGCTACCATAGTGTCAACAAAGGCTCCACGGCCTACCAGCGCAGCTGCACCCTCACCGAAATGCTGTCCAAGTTCACAGAGATGGAAGCACTGGAAGGCAGCATTTATGCCTGTAACCACTGCAACA AAAGAAGAAGGAAAACATCCCACAAGCCTTTAGTCCTTTCAGAAGCCCATAAGCAGCTTCTGATCTATCGTTTACCTCAGGTTCTGCGGCTGCACCTCAAGCGCTTCAG GTGGTCCGGGAGGAACCACCGGGAGAAAATCGGTGTCCACGTGGCCTTCGACCAGGTTCTCAACATCAAACCCTACTGCTGCACGGGCTCAGGTCACTCTGTCCACAGAGGGGGTTACACTTACGACCTGTCGGCCGTGGTGATGCACCACGGCAAAGGCTTCGGCTCAGGGCACTACACCGCATACTGCTACAACACGGAAGGAG GTTTCTGGGTTCACTGCAACGACTCTGAGATGAAGGTTTGCAGTGTGGAGGAAGTGTGCAACACTCAGGCCTACATTCTCTTCTACACCCAGAGGTCTGCTTAG
- the cdkn1a gene encoding cyclin-dependent kinase inhibitor 1 isoform X1 has product MDTKNCRMIANAKRTLTFVGQRPTRRNLFGPVDREQLQADYQDALRRDLEEASQRWSFDFASDKPLACGPFKWESVPDATVPLLYRTRVVGKAVGQKVTQVTPSPKKSRTASSECEKENVPGSKLEKCPFNVEKTPKRKENAGLKRRQTNITDFYQAKRRVVGLSLESNK; this is encoded by the exons ATGGACACTAAGAAT TGTCGAATGATAGCCAACGCGAAGCGGACCCTGACCTTCGTGGGGCAACGCCCCACACGGCGGAACCTGTTCGGCCCAGTTGACAGAGAACAGCTGCAGGCAGACTACCAGGACGCTCTGAGGAGAGACCTGGAGGAGGCGTCGCAGCGATGGAGTTTCGACTTCGCGTCGGACAAGCCACTGGCTTGCGGCCCTTTTAAGTGGGAAAGCGTTCCGGACGCCACGGTGCCACTGCTCTACCGAACCCGTGTGGTGGGGAAAGCGGTTGGTCAAAAGGTGACACAGGTGACGCCCAGTCCCAAGAAATCCAGGACGGCGTCGTCGGAATGCGAGAAGGAGAACGTCCCGGGAAGCAAGCTCGAGAAATGTCCTTTCAATGTGGAGAAAACACCAAAGAGGAAGGAGAACGCGGGACTCAAGAGGAGACAAACTAACATTACAG ATTTCTATCAGGCCAAGCGACGAGTTGTTGGGCTGTCGCTTGAATCCAACAAGTGA
- the med20 gene encoding mediator of RNA polymerase II transcription subunit 20 yields the protein MGVTCVCQVPIAEGKSVQQTVDMVHKKIEQLGAVKQGSFCVDCETYHATGNVSGQPSKLLYVMHNSETPLSCLGLFENGPCLVADGNFDVLMVKLKSHFQNAKGHKVECRGSRYRYCDFLIKVGTVTMSSSARGIAVEVEYCPCVVPGDCWNLMKEFMQSFLGPSIPELPSAFVSKPEGLFAPADCVDTMTQYLELFNKLRKLQIQGSNVR from the exons ATGGGGGTCACTTG TGTGTGCCAGGTGCCAATAGCAGAGGGGAAAAGTGTGCAACAGACTGTTGATATGGTGCACAAGAAAATAGAGCAACTGGGAGCTGTGAAGCAGGGCAGCTTCTGCGTCGACTGTGAGACGTACCATGCAACTGGAAATGTCAGCG GTCAGCCCTCCAAGCTCTTATATGTGATGCACAATTCAGAAACCCCCCTTAGCTGTCTGGGTTTGTTTGAAAATGGGCCCTGCCTGGTAGCTGACGGCAATTTTGACGTTCTCATGGTGAAGCTAAAGAGTCACTTCCAGAACGCTAAGGGGCACAAAGTGGAGTGTCGGGGGTCACGATATCGATATTGCGACTTCCTCATCAAAGTTGGCACAGTGACTATGAGCTCAAGTGCCAGAGGAATAGCAGTAGAG GTAGAATATTGTCCTTGTGTGGTTCCAGGGGACTGTTGGAATCTTATGAAGGAGTTCATGCAGTCGTTCCTGGGCCCCAGTATCCCAGAGCTGCCATCTGCCTTTGTTTCCAAGCCCGAAGGCCTTTTTGCGCCGGCAGACTGTGTTGACACCATGACACAGTATCTGGAATTATTTAACAAGCTGCGTAAACTGCAGATTCAAGGGAGTAATGTGCGTTGA
- the tmcc2 gene encoding transmembrane and coiled-coil domains protein 2 yields MLDKNEATTLSLPSTASHGGSDSNISAEGAAAGAASGGTEGGAGCGEPQRTRAALEHLQQKILKVTEQIRVEQEARDDNVAEYLKLAHNADKQQASRIKQVFEKKNQKSAQTIAHLHKKLEHYHKKLKEIEQNGPARQPKDVLRDMQQGLKDVGANVRAGISGFGGGVVEGVKGGVSALTHTAVVSKPREFASLIRNKFGSADNIAHLKDTLEDGVGGHPDDTPTPRALSGSATLVSSPKYGSDDECSSATSGSAPGSNSGGAGGGGVGGGGMLGPTMGSPRLDGHHHHHHHVHSSWDSLLESLQEIKGSQAHMEDTIEDMKGQLQSDYSYMTQCLTEERYRYERLEEQLSDLTELHQNEMSNLKQELASMEEKVAYQSYERARDIQEAVESCLTRVTKLELQQQQQQVVQLEGVENANARALLGKLINVILALMAVLLVFVSTLANFITPLMKTRARVGTTVLLTVLLFVLWKHWDFLEPWLLPS; encoded by the exons ATG CTGGACAAGAACGAGGCCACAACTCTCAGCCTTCCCTCCACTGCCAGCCATGGAGGCTCTGACAGCAACATTAGCGCAGAGGGCGCGGCGGCGGGCGCAGCGTCCGGTGGCACCGAGGGTGGCGCGGGATGCGGCGAGCCCCAGCGGACCCGGGCCGCTCTGGAGCACCTGCAACAGAAAATCTTGAAGGTGACCGAGCAGATCCGGGTGGAGCAGGAGGCCCGCGACGACAACGTGGCCGAGTACCTCAAGTTAGCCCACAACGCCGACAAGCAGCAGGCCTCCAGGATCAAGCAGGTGTTTGAGAAGAAGAACCAAAAGTCAGCACAGACCATCGCACACTTGCACAAGAAGCTAGAACATTACCACAAGAAGCTCAAGGAGATAGAGCAG AATGGACCGGCCCGACAGCCCAAGGATGTGCTCCGTGATATGCAACAAGGACTGAAGGACGTGGGCGCCAACGTCCGTGCGGGGATAAGCGGTTTCGGAGGCGGCGTGGTGGAAGGGGTTAAAGGTGGAGTCTCAGCCCTCACTCACACCGCGGTGGTCTCCAAGCCCAGAGAGTTTGCCAGTCTCATCAGGAACAAGTTCGGCAGCGCGGATAACATCGCCCACCTCAAGGACACGTTGGAAGACGGAGTCGGAGGTCACCCCGACGACACCCCCACGCCCCGCGCCCTCAGCGGAAGCGCCACGCTGGTGTCCAGCCCCAAGTACGGCAGCGACGACGAGTGTTCCAGCGCCACGTCCGGCTCTGCACCGGGCAGCAACTCTGGTggggcaggaggaggaggagtaggaGGAGGGGGCATGTTAGGGCCCACGATGGGGAGTCCCAGGTTGGACggacaccaccaccaccaccatcacgtGCACAGCTCGTGGGACTCGCTCCTGGAGAGCTTGCAGGAGATCAAAGGCAGCCAGGCTCACATGGAGGACACCATCGAGGACATGAAGGGACAGCTTCAGAGCGACTACTCCTACATGACGCAGTGCCTGACAGAGGAGAGATACAG GTATGAACGACTTGAAGAGCAACTGAGCGACTTGACAGAGCTTCATCAGAATGAAATGAGCAATCTCAAACAGGAATTGGCCAGCATGGAGGAGAAAGTGGCATACCAGTCCTATGAGAGAGCAAGAGACATTCAG GAGGCAGTGGAGTCGTGCTTGACGCGGGTCACCAAGCTGGAGCTtcaacagcaacaacagcagGTGGTCCAGCTGGAAGGCGTGGAGAACGCCAACGCCCGCGCCCTGTTGGGCAAGCTCATTAACGTCATCCTGGCGCTCATGGCCGTACTACTGGTCTTCGTGTCCACCTTGGCCAACTTCATCACGCCGCTAATGAAGACGCGAGCTCGGGTGGGCACCACTGTCCTGCTCACTGTGCTGCTCTTCGTTTTGTGGAAGCACTGGGACTTTTTGGAGCCTTGGCTTCTGCCCAGCTGA
- the cdkn1a gene encoding cyclin-dependent kinase inhibitor 1 isoform X2: MCRMIANAKRTLTFVGQRPTRRNLFGPVDREQLQADYQDALRRDLEEASQRWSFDFASDKPLACGPFKWESVPDATVPLLYRTRVVGKAVGQKVTQVTPSPKKSRTASSECEKENVPGSKLEKCPFNVEKTPKRKENAGLKRRQTNITDFYQAKRRVVGLSLESNK, translated from the exons ATg TGTCGAATGATAGCCAACGCGAAGCGGACCCTGACCTTCGTGGGGCAACGCCCCACACGGCGGAACCTGTTCGGCCCAGTTGACAGAGAACAGCTGCAGGCAGACTACCAGGACGCTCTGAGGAGAGACCTGGAGGAGGCGTCGCAGCGATGGAGTTTCGACTTCGCGTCGGACAAGCCACTGGCTTGCGGCCCTTTTAAGTGGGAAAGCGTTCCGGACGCCACGGTGCCACTGCTCTACCGAACCCGTGTGGTGGGGAAAGCGGTTGGTCAAAAGGTGACACAGGTGACGCCCAGTCCCAAGAAATCCAGGACGGCGTCGTCGGAATGCGAGAAGGAGAACGTCCCGGGAAGCAAGCTCGAGAAATGTCCTTTCAATGTGGAGAAAACACCAAAGAGGAAGGAGAACGCGGGACTCAAGAGGAGACAAACTAACATTACAG ATTTCTATCAGGCCAAGCGACGAGTTGTTGGGCTGTCGCTTGAATCCAACAAGTGA